TCCTCCTACTAACATTTATATCCGCTTCATCCATGCTGCTTACTATTCCCGCCGCCGTCACGCCGCCCTGGTCCACCATGCTGGGCTTTTCGCTGCTGCCGGCCGTGGTCATGATTGCTGGCGCGGCCCTGGCCGTGTGGCGGGCGCCCGGCCCGAAGCTGCGCAGCGCCATTCTGCACTTCGCGGCGGGCGTCATCTTCTCGGTCGTGGCCGTCGAGCTGCTGCCCGACATTGTGCAGCACCATGCGCCCTACGAAGTGGCGCTGGGCTTCGGGCTGGGCGTGGCCACCATGCTGGGACTGCGCTACTTCACCCAGCGCCTCGAAAAGAAAGAGGAGCCTGGGGCAGCAGGCAATGCGCCGGCCGGAAGCGCCGGCGTAACCGCCCCACCCACCGCGGCCGCCCTGCCCTGGGGCCTGCTGGTGGCCATTGGCATTGATATTCTCATTGACGGGCTGCTGCTGGGCATCGGCTTTGCGGCGGGCGCGAAGGAAGGCACCCTGCTGGCCATTGCCCTCACCATCGAGCTGCTGTCGCTGGGCCTGGCCACGGCCATTGAGTTGCGGCAGGACGGCCACGGCAAGGGCCGGGCCGTCGCGATTGTGGCCGGCACTTCGCTCATGCTGCTGGTCGGGGCGGGCATTGGCACCACCGTACTGCGCGGGGCCACCGGCAACTTGCTGGAAATCGTGCTTTCCTTTGGCCTGGCCGCGCTGCTGTTTCTGGTCACCGAGGAGCTGCTGACCGAAGCGCACG
Above is a genomic segment from Hymenobacter aerilatus containing:
- a CDS encoding ZIP family metal transporter; the encoded protein is MLLTIPAAVTPPWSTMLGFSLLPAVVMIAGAALAVWRAPGPKLRSAILHFAAGVIFSVVAVELLPDIVQHHAPYEVALGFGLGVATMLGLRYFTQRLEKKEEPGAAGNAPAGSAGVTAPPTAAALPWGLLVAIGIDILIDGLLLGIGFAAGAKEGTLLAIALTIELLSLGLATAIELRQDGHGKGRAVAIVAGTSLMLLVGAGIGTTVLRGATGNLLEIVLSFGLAALLFLVTEELLTEAHEETETPLLTLAFFVGFLLFLILGMVA